A region of the Apium graveolens cultivar Ventura chromosome 6, ASM990537v1, whole genome shotgun sequence genome:
GGGCCCATGATGTCAATACCCCAGACAACGAATGGGATCAGTGAGAGAACGGATCTCGGGAGGTTTGAACCCTGTTTTGGTACGTTGCTGAACTTCTGGCACTTACTGCATTTTTTGACATAGGCGACTGAATTAGTGTGGattgttggccagtagtagcctttGTCTGATGACTTTGTAGGCTAGAGCTTTAGCCGCTAGGTGATCCCCGCAGATCCCTTCATGAACCTCCCGGAGGCAGTAATCCGCTTCCTCCGGATCAACGCACTTTAGAGTTGGTGCAGAGAAGGTTCTCCAGTATAACTGATTGTCTTCTAGAAAGAAGCGTCTGGCCTTATACTTGAGGTACCGGGCTTTGTTCTGATCTTCCGGCAGGGTACCGTCCTTGAGGTAGGCTATGTAAGGCGTCATCCAATTCTCCGGGTTGCTAACACATAATACCTCTTGTCGATCGGTGCTGGGGGCTCCGAGCTCCTCGAAGTAAACCGAGCTGCTTAAATCTGAAGTATTCTGGATGAGCTTGGACAGCTCGTCTGCTTTTGCATTTTCTTCTCTGTTTATCTGCAAGATGGTCGTGTCTGGGATGGTTTCCAGGATTGCTCTAACCATTTCCTGATATCGGGCCAATTTAGGATCTTTTGCGACATATTCATCATTGGTTTGTCTTACCACGATCTGAGAATCGCTGTAGATTGTTAAACTCCTTATTCCAAGGGATTTAGCTAGCCTGAGCCCGGAGAGTAGGGCTTCATATTCagcctggttgtttgttgctttGAAGGTGAAGGTGATGGCCTGCTGAATTGCGAATCCATCCGGGCTGGAGAGGATCATATCGGCTCCGCACCTATCGGCTGTAGCTGAGCCATCAACATGTAGCGTCCAAAGATCCCGGTTGTTAGACTCTTTTTCTCCTTTGGAACTGGTTTCAGGCGTTCCGGGGGTTTCTGGAAAAGTACATTCCATGACAAACTCAGCCAACGCTTGGGCTTTTATGGTTGTCCTCGGGATGAATTTGATATTGAACTGGCTCAATTCAATTGCCCAATTGACTAACCTCCCGGAGGCATCCGTCTTGTGGATGATTTTGCGAAGTGGTTGATTAGTGATTACTCTGATTTCCCTGCCTTAGAAGTATTGTCTTAGCTTTCTGCTCGAGTGGCCAGTGCGAATTTTTCCAAGTTTGGGTACCGGGTTTCGGCATCTTTCAGGACTTGGCTCACATAGTATACCGGGGTTTGCGTCCCATTCTCCTCCCGGATGAGTGCGGAGGATACTGCTCTTTCCCCGGCTGCGATGTAGAGGTA
Encoded here:
- the LOC141665434 gene encoding uncharacterized protein LOC141665434; translated protein: MECTFPETPGTPETSSKGEKESNNRDLWTLHVDGSATADRCGADMILSSPDGFAIQQAITFTFKATNNQAEYEALLSGLRLAKSLGIRSLTIYSDSQIVVRQTNDEYVAKDPKLARYQEMVRAILETIPDTTILQINREENAKADELSKLIQNTSDLSSSVYFEELGAPSTDRQEVLCVSNPENWMTPYIAYLKDGTLPEDQNKARYLKYKARRFFLEDNQLYWRTFSAPTLKCVDPEEADYCLREVHEGICGDHLAAKALAYKVIRQRLLLANNPH